A window of Candidatus Hydrogenedentota bacterium genomic DNA:
CGGACGCCGGTCACGCGCGGTGCCCTCCCGCGGACAACGACTGGTACACGCCCGCGAGCGCGCGCGCACTGGCCTGCCAGGTGAATGCCGCGGCGCGCGCATACCCCGCTTCCGCCCGCGCCGCGGCCGCGGCCTCATTGTCCAGCAGGCGCGCAAGCCCGTCCGCGATGGCGTCTTCGCTGTGCGGGTCAACCAGCACGCCACATGCTCCCACGACTTCGGGCAAGGAAGAAACGTTGGACGTCAGCACGGGCGTGCGCGCGGCCATCGCTTCGAGCACGGGCAGGCCGAAACCTTCGTATAAGGACGGATAGACACACGCGCGCGCGCCGCGCAAGAGCAGCACCGCATCCTCGCGTGACAGGTAACCCGTATGCACCGCCAGCCCTTCGAGGCCGGACGCGCGAATGGTTTCGAAAATGTCTTCGTACATCCAGCCTGCGCTGCCCGCAAGGACCAGTTGCGGCGGGCACGCGAGCATGCGGCGCACGCGGTCATAGGCGCGGATCAGGCGGGGCAGGTTCTTGCGCGGCTCCAACGTGCCGAGGTGGATGAGATATTCGCCGCGGATGCCGTGCGCGGCCTTTACGGCGCCCAAGCGGCCGAGGTCCAGTTCTCCTGCAAACTCGTCGAGGAAGACGCCGCCGTACACGACGTGCAGCCGGTCTTCCGGCGCGCGGAGCAGTTCAATCACGTCGTTCCTGCAGCTTTGCGAGATGACGATAATGCCGTCCGCGCGGGCGGCCGCGTGCCGCAGAAGGCGCAGATGCATCGCGAGATTCGATTCCCTGCGCGTGCCCGCGCAGCGCAGTCCGGAAAGGTCGAAAATGGTAACGACACGCTTCGCGCCGCACGCCGCGGGCAGCAGATGGAATCCGCCGTGAGCGATGTCCGCCGGACCGGTGAACCATTCGATGGGCGGCCACTCGAGGCGCGTCCAAAGCGTATGCTTGAGCCGCGACGGCCAGTGCGCGCAACGCATGCTCTCGCCCAATGCGCCGAGCGCATCCGCTGCCAGCCGCGGGCCGCGCGCGGAACTTGCGAAGAAGCGCAGGCGGCACTCGGGCGATTCGCTGGCCAGGGCGCGGAACAGATGCAGCGTGTAGTAGCCTACGCCCGTCAAAGGCCGTGCGCACAGACAGCTCACGTCTACGGCGATAGTAATGGGCGTACTCACGAGAATGGATTCCCATGCCAAGGCGCATTTCTTGCGCGAAGTATAGCACGCCCCCCCTGTTTGATGCCTTTCAGCCCGCGAATGAGACAGAACCGGCTGTTTTCGCCCCTCATGACTCGTTTTCGCCCTGTGAATACGATGAAAATGATGAATCGGCGCACGCTCGCGTCCGTGGGGCGTAGCGGCCCGTAAGGGAAAAGTTACTCGCGAGCGCAGCGGACGAGGGGGGAGCCCCACTCGAAATGCTTCACGAGGGCTATTCAAGGGAATCTGGGTTAGGCATTAAGACCACAATATATTGCGTTGATCAACAGTAAAAGGCAATGACAACACATTATATTGTGTATAGCGCGTGTCATTTCGCAGGACGAGAACAGAAAAGACAGGGGGGCCAGGATTTGGTATATGACAGCCCAGCCCCCTGAGTGAGGACGGGGTGGCGTCCCGGTTGGAGGAGGTGGAAAGGTCTGCTGCTGGCTGGTACGATGGCCGGACTTGTCAAGAATTAACATAGGGGTGGGAGAAGGAAGAGCGGAAACCAGCGGCAGGGTCTAGGCTGGCAAGAGCGCACTATATACAGTATGTATCACAAACGAACACGCTATATATTGTGTTTATGAAGATAACTTGTGGGTGTAAAAAGTGTGAATACAGTCGCGCACCGGCACCAGAACAAGGGGCTTTACAAATGGCCGGTCCCTTCCTATAATTCGATCCCCGTGTGGAAGGGGCCGGCCCCGTTGCGGCGTGGAAGGCGGCGTAGCGTGCGGCGGCGGATGCGGACAAGAATGATGCAAGCGAGACGAGGTTTGATCGCGTGAAGATAGTGGAGCCGAAAGTCTTTCTCGTTGGGGAGACACGTGTACACGAGGA
This region includes:
- a CDS encoding glycosyltransferase family 4 protein, encoding MSTPITIAVDVSCLCARPLTGVGYYTLHLFRALASESPECRLRFFASSARGPRLAADALGALGESMRCAHWPSRLKHTLWTRLEWPPIEWFTGPADIAHGGFHLLPAACGAKRVVTIFDLSGLRCAGTRRESNLAMHLRLLRHAAARADGIIVISQSCRNDVIELLRAPEDRLHVVYGGVFLDEFAGELDLGRLGAVKAAHGIRGEYLIHLGTLEPRKNLPRLIRAYDRVRRMLACPPQLVLAGSAGWMYEDIFETIRASGLEGLAVHTGYLSREDAVLLLRGARACVYPSLYEGFGLPVLEAMAARTPVLTSNVSSLPEVVGACGVLVDPHSEDAIADGLARLLDNEAAAAARAEAGYARAAAFTWQASARALAGVYQSLSAGGHRA